In a genomic window of uncultured Sphaerochaeta sp.:
- the tsf gene encoding translation elongation factor Ts — protein MAITADVVKKLRDITGAGMMDCKKALTQANGDFAAAEKILKEMGLAAIAKRQDRATDNGRVFLKVQDNKAVMAELSCETDFVASNEQFQELGNAICAVALEKGYTEINDELVGMVNDLIAIIKENMALKTLCVYDLGQNEFASSYVHGDGALAVLVMFRADKAELFAQDSVKEFTNDCALHVAAFTPSYLNTEAVDEAYIKEQTDIFTVQAANLGKPAKVLEGIVKGKLNKHLSEICFLQQPFVKDDSMSVEKKAAEIGKAAGGKLEIFNYAFLRAGAASCSN, from the coding sequence ATGGCAATTACCGCTGATGTAGTAAAGAAACTGCGCGACATTACCGGCGCAGGTATGATGGATTGCAAGAAAGCATTGACCCAGGCAAACGGCGATTTCGCCGCTGCCGAGAAGATCCTCAAGGAGATGGGTCTTGCTGCCATTGCAAAGCGCCAGGATCGCGCTACCGACAACGGTCGTGTCTTCCTCAAGGTCCAGGACAACAAGGCTGTCATGGCTGAGCTTTCTTGTGAGACTGACTTCGTTGCCAGCAACGAGCAGTTCCAGGAACTGGGCAATGCAATCTGTGCAGTTGCACTTGAGAAGGGCTACACTGAGATCAACGACGAGTTGGTCGGTATGGTGAACGACCTGATCGCAATCATCAAGGAAAACATGGCTCTGAAGACCCTGTGCGTCTATGACCTTGGTCAGAACGAGTTTGCATCCAGTTATGTGCATGGCGATGGAGCTTTGGCTGTCCTGGTCATGTTCAGAGCAGACAAGGCTGAGCTCTTTGCCCAGGATTCGGTCAAGGAATTCACCAATGACTGCGCTCTGCACGTTGCTGCATTCACTCCCTCCTACCTGAATACCGAGGCTGTGGATGAGGCTTACATCAAGGAACAGACCGACATCTTCACCGTTCAGGCTGCCAATCTCGGCAAGCCGGCAAAGGTGCTTGAGGGAATCGTCAAAGGCAAGCTGAACAAGCACCTTTCCGAGATTTGCTTCCTCCAGCAGCCGTTCGTCAAGGACGATTCGATGAGTGTTGAGAAGAAGGCTGCTGAGATCGGCAAGGCTGCCGGCGGCAAGCTGGAAATCTTCAACTACGCATTCCTTCGCGCTGGCGCGGCTTCCTGCAGTAATTGA
- the dxr gene encoding 1-deoxy-D-xylulose-5-phosphate reductoisomerase: protein MKRVIILGCTGSIGSTALKAIRENLASLQVVGLCAHSNAAQLASLAKEFGAEAICLTSGEHCNGEPARMYRGFSGLEQMLKDLDADIVLNAIAGFEGLRASLMSLRNGFDLALANKESVVCAGSYLFAVAQEHKRRIIPVDSEHSAILELLKGRDRSSVESLILTASGGPFRTLERERFDSITVEQALAHPTWKMGKKISIDSATLANKALEVIEAAHLFGFDGEHIEVVIHPQSIVHSMIRTTDGAVYAQLGNPDMTLPIINALTDGSKNLVRRLDFSHLSLHFETPDYQRFPLLGLAFSILERKGSAALAFNAADEVAVGAFLEGRISYPRLIEVVQKTVEHDWDAEIQDFQHILALDAQARDLARRFI, encoded by the coding sequence ATGAAACGAGTCATCATCCTGGGATGCACGGGGAGCATCGGAAGCACCGCCCTCAAGGCAATCCGGGAGAACCTTGCTTCCCTGCAGGTGGTAGGCCTTTGTGCACACTCCAATGCTGCACAGCTTGCATCCTTGGCAAAAGAGTTCGGAGCCGAGGCAATCTGTCTCACCAGCGGGGAACACTGCAATGGTGAGCCTGCAAGGATGTATCGGGGATTCTCCGGCCTGGAGCAGATGCTCAAGGACCTGGATGCCGACATCGTACTCAATGCAATCGCTGGATTCGAAGGGCTCCGCGCTTCTCTGATGAGTCTTCGCAATGGCTTTGATCTCGCCTTGGCAAACAAGGAGAGTGTGGTCTGTGCCGGCTCCTACCTGTTTGCGGTGGCACAGGAGCACAAGCGACGCATCATCCCGGTGGACAGTGAACATTCGGCGATCCTTGAGCTTCTGAAAGGAAGGGATCGTTCGTCGGTGGAAAGCTTGATCCTCACTGCCAGCGGCGGTCCTTTCCGAACGCTGGAAAGAGAACGATTCGATTCCATCACTGTTGAACAGGCACTTGCCCACCCAACCTGGAAGATGGGCAAAAAGATTTCCATAGACAGTGCCACCCTGGCCAACAAGGCCCTCGAAGTCATTGAGGCTGCACATCTCTTCGGATTTGACGGAGAGCACATCGAGGTGGTGATCCATCCCCAGTCCATCGTTCATTCCATGATCCGTACCACTGATGGGGCGGTTTATGCCCAACTGGGGAACCCGGACATGACCTTACCCATCATCAACGCACTTACCGACGGGAGCAAAAACCTGGTGAGAAGACTGGACTTCAGCCATCTGTCGCTTCATTTCGAAACACCAGATTACCAGCGTTTCCCCTTGCTGGGCCTTGCCTTCTCCATCCTGGAGAGAAAAGGATCGGCAGCCCTTGCATTCAATGCTGCAGATGAGGTTGCGGTCGGCGCCTTCCTGGAGGGACGCATCTCTTATCCACGTCTTATCGAGGTGGTGCAGAAAACCGTTGAACATGACTGGGATGCAGAAATCCAAGACTTTCAACACATCCTTGCCCTTGATGCACAAGCAAGGGACCTGGCAAGAAGGTTCATATGA
- a CDS encoding Maf family protein: protein MPELANLLPKITLASQSVARKALLLSLGIEVTTYATHCDESHQESDPARAVALLSERKLDAFLAVHPDTSDPVLCCDTLIAFGGELIGKPSDCNEARNQLASFSGKAQEVHSGWALWYHGRKYGGSDKALVWFKSLDAHLIEKYLETGEWKGAAGSYRIQGEGRTLIDHIEGDEATVIGLPLLQISEILTSPLSE from the coding sequence TTGCCTGAACTTGCAAACCTCTTACCGAAAATCACACTGGCCAGCCAATCGGTTGCCAGGAAAGCGCTCCTGCTCTCACTGGGTATCGAGGTTACCACCTACGCAACCCACTGTGATGAGTCACACCAGGAGTCGGATCCTGCAAGGGCAGTTGCTCTCTTGAGCGAGCGAAAACTTGATGCATTTCTCGCTGTACATCCGGATACTTCTGATCCGGTGCTCTGTTGCGACACCCTCATTGCCTTCGGAGGAGAACTCATCGGAAAACCTTCTGACTGCAATGAAGCAAGAAATCAGCTCGCCTCCTTCAGCGGCAAGGCACAAGAGGTCCATTCCGGATGGGCTCTCTGGTACCATGGAAGAAAGTATGGAGGTTCGGACAAGGCTCTTGTCTGGTTCAAATCCCTTGATGCTCATCTGATCGAAAAGTACCTGGAGACAGGAGAATGGAAAGGGGCTGCAGGCTCCTATCGCATCCAAGGCGAAGGAAGAACGCTCATCGATCACATAGAGGGCGATGAAGCAACCGTAATAGGCTTGCCATTACTGCAAATTTCTGAAATACTGACTTCACCTTTGTCCGAATAG
- the rpsB gene encoding 30S ribosomal protein S2 — MSVVTMKSLLESGVHFGHQTKRWNPKMARFIFSQRNGIHIIDLQKTSVCIVEAYDAVRAVVKQGKTVLFVGTKKQAQQAIEAEAKRCGMPYINNRWLGGMLTNFSTIKKSIATLKKIEKMEIDGTFDSLTKKEVSLLTKQKIKLEKNLGGIKDMKDLPGAIFIIDTKKEAIAVTEAKRLGIPVIAVVDTNCDPTDITYPIPGNDDAIRAISLFVEIIANAVVDADNEAGIQIIETLGNEEEESADSDKKDEEEEAIVFSTDEGADFSKFEEKAVEEKEEEEGEDTNLLVDEETLYKD; from the coding sequence ATGTCCGTAGTTACCATGAAGAGCCTGCTCGAATCAGGCGTGCATTTCGGCCACCAGACCAAGAGGTGGAACCCCAAGATGGCCCGTTTCATTTTCAGCCAGAGAAACGGAATTCACATCATTGACCTGCAGAAAACATCTGTTTGCATCGTTGAGGCGTATGACGCAGTTCGCGCTGTGGTAAAACAGGGAAAAACTGTTCTGTTCGTCGGAACCAAGAAGCAGGCCCAGCAGGCTATTGAAGCTGAAGCAAAGCGCTGTGGCATGCCCTACATCAACAATCGTTGGCTCGGCGGTATGCTGACCAATTTCAGTACCATCAAGAAGTCCATCGCAACCCTCAAGAAGATTGAGAAGATGGAGATTGACGGCACATTCGATTCCCTTACCAAGAAAGAAGTCTCCCTGCTCACCAAGCAGAAGATCAAACTCGAAAAGAACCTTGGCGGTATCAAGGACATGAAGGACCTTCCCGGTGCAATCTTCATCATTGACACCAAGAAGGAAGCCATTGCAGTCACTGAGGCCAAGCGCCTTGGCATTCCTGTCATCGCTGTCGTCGACACCAACTGCGACCCCACTGACATCACCTACCCCATTCCCGGCAACGATGATGCAATCCGTGCCATCAGCCTCTTTGTTGAGATTATTGCCAATGCAGTTGTCGATGCAGACAACGAAGCTGGCATCCAGATCATCGAGACCCTCGGCAACGAGGAAGAGGAAAGCGCTGACAGCGACAAGAAGGATGAGGAAGAGGAAGCAATCGTATTCTCCACTGACGAGGGTGCGGATTTCTCCAAGTTCGAAGAGAAGGCCGTAGAGGAGAAGGAAGAGGAGGAAGGTGAGGACACCAACCTGCTCGTCGACGAAGAGACCCTGTACAAAGACTAA
- the uppS gene encoding polyprenyl diphosphate synthase, with protein sequence MEEKPVVPVHLGIIMDGNGRWAKKRSLPRTAGHLEGLKALKRVICEAASQGIGFVTFYTFSTENWKRSEQEVAYLMKLFVTKIHGELAFYNKHGIRILARGDLSALPEEVRTAIEKTIDETRNNKTITAIVAINYGGRDEICRAVNQYMQECPGQSITEEALAAHLDLPSVPPVDMIVRSANEKRLSNFLLWDSAYAELAFYEKLWPDWNEEDIRQVCCDYSERERKFGGVQ encoded by the coding sequence ATGGAAGAGAAACCCGTTGTCCCTGTCCACTTGGGCATCATCATGGATGGAAACGGCCGGTGGGCGAAGAAGCGTTCGCTTCCTCGCACTGCCGGGCATCTTGAAGGCTTGAAAGCACTCAAGCGCGTGATATGTGAAGCGGCATCTCAGGGCATCGGGTTTGTCACCTTCTATACCTTCTCCACTGAGAATTGGAAACGAAGTGAGCAGGAAGTTGCTTACCTCATGAAGCTCTTCGTGACCAAGATCCATGGAGAGCTTGCATTCTACAACAAGCATGGCATCCGCATCCTTGCAAGAGGGGATCTGTCGGCTCTTCCTGAGGAAGTCCGAACTGCCATCGAAAAAACCATAGACGAGACACGAAACAACAAGACCATCACTGCCATCGTAGCGATCAATTATGGTGGTCGCGATGAGATTTGTCGTGCGGTGAACCAGTATATGCAGGAATGTCCCGGACAATCCATCACCGAGGAAGCACTGGCTGCCCATTTGGACTTGCCATCCGTGCCTCCGGTGGATATGATTGTGAGAAGCGCGAATGAAAAACGGCTGAGCAACTTTCTCTTGTGGGACAGTGCATACGCGGAACTCGCCTTCTACGAAAAACTGTGGCCCGATTGGAACGAAGAGGATATTCGCCAGGTCTGCTGTGATTATAGTGAGAGGGAGAGAAAGTTCGGGGGGGTACAATGA
- the frr gene encoding ribosome recycling factor: MQQVLDTCESKMQKSLESLSKDFASLRTGRASASLLDKIRVDYYGAETPINQVATVSVPEARMIVIQPWDKSVLSAIEKAILKSDLGLPPNNDGKLIRLNFPPLNEERRKQLVKGAKANAEQSRVAMRNIRREAMDELKKMQKNGDISEDELKDAETRIQKMTDSYITQVNSLSDEKEKEIMEI; this comes from the coding sequence ATGCAACAAGTACTTGATACGTGCGAAAGCAAGATGCAGAAAAGTCTTGAGAGTCTTTCCAAGGATTTTGCCTCCCTGCGCACCGGCAGGGCATCGGCTTCACTTTTGGACAAGATCCGCGTCGATTACTATGGTGCGGAGACCCCGATCAACCAGGTCGCCACGGTAAGTGTCCCGGAAGCCCGGATGATCGTAATCCAACCTTGGGACAAGAGCGTATTGAGCGCAATCGAGAAGGCCATTCTCAAGAGTGACCTTGGGCTTCCCCCGAACAATGACGGAAAACTTATTCGGCTGAACTTCCCCCCATTGAATGAGGAGAGACGCAAGCAGCTGGTGAAGGGTGCAAAGGCCAATGCCGAACAGAGCAGGGTCGCCATGCGCAACATCCGCCGCGAAGCGATGGACGAACTGAAGAAGATGCAGAAGAACGGGGATATCAGTGAGGACGAACTGAAGGATGCCGAGACAAGGATCCAGAAGATGACCGACTCCTACATCACCCAGGTCAACTCCCTCTCCGATGAGAAGGAGAAGGAAATCATGGAGATCTAG
- a CDS encoding phosphatidate cytidylyltransferase: protein MTKRVLTTVVTLPVLFCVIFFLPHNSYLALSLLAVATAIYGAKEMQDLYQKAEGSKPHLPCYFVGILPFAQWLQIAYYPQLPLVDLAFVLLALGFFSTELFMGEKDAFAKSLSRIGGESLILLYPGLLITFIQRLTAVAYPTQALLLFFLLVFGNDVFAFLFGMSLGRKNKGILKVSPNKSLAGFLGGTLSTIALSLLFCLFVPGIKESIAPWQAALLGLVTSTSANIGDLIESAFKRSASVKDSGTLIPGRGGLLDSIDSLLASAPIFWVLLSLF from the coding sequence ATGACCAAACGGGTCCTTACTACAGTCGTCACATTGCCTGTTCTGTTTTGTGTTATCTTTTTTCTTCCGCACAATTCGTATCTTGCGCTCTCCCTGTTGGCGGTAGCAACTGCCATCTACGGCGCAAAAGAGATGCAGGATTTGTACCAGAAAGCAGAAGGGTCAAAACCTCACCTCCCCTGCTATTTTGTAGGTATCCTTCCCTTCGCACAGTGGCTCCAGATCGCATACTATCCCCAACTCCCTCTGGTGGACTTGGCTTTCGTCCTGCTTGCATTGGGTTTCTTCTCCACTGAGCTTTTCATGGGTGAGAAGGATGCTTTTGCAAAATCACTCTCCCGTATCGGCGGTGAAAGCCTTATCCTGCTCTACCCCGGTCTGTTGATCACCTTCATCCAGCGCCTTACCGCCGTTGCCTATCCCACACAAGCACTCTTGCTGTTTTTCCTTCTGGTCTTCGGCAATGATGTGTTTGCATTTTTGTTCGGCATGTCACTTGGAAGGAAGAACAAGGGAATCCTGAAGGTCAGTCCCAACAAGAGCCTTGCCGGTTTCCTTGGCGGAACGCTGAGCACCATTGCCCTTTCACTGCTTTTCTGCTTGTTCGTTCCTGGAATCAAGGAAAGCATAGCTCCTTGGCAGGCAGCTTTGCTTGGTCTTGTCACCTCAACATCAGCAAACATCGGGGATCTCATCGAGAGCGCCTTCAAGCGATCGGCCTCCGTCAAGGACAGCGGTACGCTCATCCCGGGCCGTGGTGGTTTGCTCGATTCCATCGATTCCCTGCTGGCCAGTGCGCCCATCTTCTGGGTACTGCTCTCCCTCTTCTAG